From Kingella potus, a single genomic window includes:
- a CDS encoding 50S ribosomal protein L25/general stress protein Ctc → MSYELQATLREAQGTGASRRLRRAGQVPAVLYGDNQEAASIAVDHKTVFYALEKSSFHTSLIKLTVDGKTHDVIVRDFQIHPFRQQVVHIDFQTVDLNKPLRIRLPVAVINAEKSKAVKLQSGRVSLLDASVEVLVDPKNIPSALELDCGDVVAGDILHLSDIKYPEGVSSVALKRNSNLAVATVTGKKG, encoded by the coding sequence ATGTCATACGAATTACAAGCCACCCTCCGCGAAGCACAGGGCACAGGTGCGAGCCGCCGCCTGCGTCGCGCAGGCCAAGTACCCGCCGTGTTGTACGGCGACAATCAGGAGGCAGCCTCCATCGCCGTAGACCACAAAACCGTGTTTTACGCACTGGAAAAAAGCTCGTTCCATACCAGCCTGATCAAACTGACTGTGGACGGCAAAACCCACGATGTTATCGTGCGCGATTTCCAAATCCATCCGTTCCGCCAACAGGTTGTCCATATCGACTTTCAAACCGTTGATCTGAACAAGCCGCTGCGCATCCGTCTGCCGGTGGCCGTGATCAATGCCGAGAAATCCAAAGCGGTCAAGCTGCAAAGCGGCCGTGTTTCCCTGCTGGACGCTTCGGTCGAAGTGCTGGTTGATCCGAAAAACATTCCTTCCGCACTCGAATTGGATTGCGGCGATGTGGTTGCCGGCGATATTCTGCACCTTTCCGACATCAAATATCCCGAAGGCGTAAGCAGCGTTGCCCTGAAACGTAACTCCAATCTGGCCGTTGCCACCGTTACCGGCAAAAAAGGCTGA
- a CDS encoding peptidylprolyl isomerase, whose translation MIKLTTNKGVITIELDHQNAPATAANFEQYVKDGFYDGVIFHRVIPGFMIQGGGMTPDMGEKATRAPIENEAHNGLSNDKYTIAMARTSDPHSASAQFFINTADNTFLNRRAKEMHGRTVVQDWGYAVFGKVIEGKEVVDAIERVATKTHGYHDDVPVEPVIIEKAEIV comes from the coding sequence ATGATCAAACTCACCACAAACAAAGGTGTCATCACCATCGAGCTCGACCACCAAAACGCCCCCGCCACCGCGGCAAACTTCGAGCAGTATGTCAAAGACGGCTTCTACGACGGAGTCATCTTCCACCGCGTCATCCCGGGTTTCATGATACAGGGCGGCGGCATGACTCCCGATATGGGCGAAAAAGCCACCCGCGCCCCCATCGAAAACGAAGCCCACAACGGCCTGTCCAACGACAAATACACCATCGCCATGGCGCGCACCTCCGACCCGCACTCCGCTTCCGCCCAGTTTTTCATCAACACCGCCGACAACACCTTCCTCAACCGCCGCGCCAAAGAAATGCACGGCCGCACAGTCGTGCAGGACTGGGGCTATGCCGTGTTCGGCAAAGTGATTGAAGGCAAAGAAGTAGTGGATGCCATCGAGCGCGTCGCCACCAAAACCCACGGCTACCACGACGACGTACCCGTAGAACCCGTCATTATCGAAAAAGCCGAAATCGTCTGA
- the ispE gene encoding 4-(cytidine 5'-diphospho)-2-C-methyl-D-erythritol kinase translates to MNTAAAEQAFPAPAKLNLDLRITGRRADGYHELESIFCLIGWQDTVWLALRTDGMITLSNPTGGLHPEQDLAYRAAAAMRPYGRTGQGVSIRLDKQIPTGGGLGGGSSDAASVMLALNRLWQCGLKREELVPIGAKLGADVPFFLFGRNAFARGIGEKLSVIDVPQQWYVIVKPPVHIATAAIFSHPNLTRNSAPAIMPTFRNLQPFRNDMQAVVLAEYEAVAEVYETLNAFGAARMTGSGSCIFLSFENEDAAQAAYREISVLYPSAKITPGLERHPLYGYAD, encoded by the coding sequence GTGAATACCGCCGCAGCGGAACAAGCGTTTCCCGCACCCGCCAAACTCAATCTCGACCTGCGCATTACCGGCCGCCGCGCCGACGGTTATCACGAACTGGAAAGCATCTTCTGCCTGATAGGCTGGCAGGACACCGTTTGGCTTGCACTGCGGACAGACGGCATGATCACGCTGTCCAATCCCACCGGCGGCCTGCATCCCGAACAAGACCTCGCCTACCGTGCCGCCGCCGCCATGCGGCCGTACGGCCGGACAGGGCAGGGCGTAAGCATCCGTCTCGACAAACAAATCCCCACCGGCGGCGGACTCGGCGGCGGCAGCTCCGATGCCGCCAGCGTCATGCTCGCGCTCAACCGCCTTTGGCAATGCGGTCTGAAACGGGAGGAGCTTGTCCCCATTGGTGCAAAACTCGGTGCGGACGTGCCGTTTTTCCTGTTCGGCCGCAATGCCTTTGCACGCGGAATCGGCGAAAAACTGTCTGTTATCGACGTGCCGCAGCAATGGTATGTCATCGTCAAACCGCCCGTACACATAGCTACCGCCGCAATTTTTTCACACCCGAACTTGACAAGAAACTCCGCCCCCGCGATAATGCCGACTTTCCGAAATTTGCAGCCGTTCAGAAACGATATGCAGGCTGTGGTTTTGGCAGAATATGAAGCGGTTGCCGAAGTGTATGAAACCTTAAATGCTTTCGGCGCGGCAAGAATGACAGGATCTGGTTCCTGTATATTTTTGTCCTTTGAAAACGAAGATGCGGCGCAAGCTGCCTACCGCGAAATTTCCGTTTTGTATCCGTCGGCAAAGATAACGCCGGGATTGGAACGCCATCCGCTATACGGTTATGCGGATTAG
- a CDS encoding HAD family hydrolase, whose product MKNLAIFDLDNTLINTDSDHAWPQYLMKKGLVDVAETEAQNEKFYRDYQNGCLDIDAFLAFHLAPLKAFSREQLDEMHREFTAEFIEPHISPMARMLVQSHRSAGDELLVISSTNEFVITPICHLFGIENIIGTQLEADASGRYTGRYVGVPSLKEGKITRLHQWLAARGESLSDYGKTYFYSDSKNDLPLLRLVSEPVAVNPDADLLREAREKGWPVLNFKE is encoded by the coding sequence ATGAAAAACCTGGCTATTTTTGATTTGGACAACACCCTGATCAACACCGATTCCGACCACGCCTGGCCGCAGTATCTGATGAAAAAAGGGCTGGTGGATGTTGCCGAAACCGAAGCGCAAAACGAAAAATTCTACCGCGACTACCAAAACGGCTGCCTCGACATCGATGCCTTCCTCGCCTTCCACCTCGCGCCGCTCAAAGCGTTTTCCCGCGAGCAGCTCGATGAAATGCACCGTGAATTTACGGCGGAATTTATCGAGCCGCACATTTCGCCGATGGCGCGGATGCTGGTGCAGAGCCACCGCAGCGCGGGCGACGAGCTTTTGGTGATTTCCTCCACCAACGAGTTTGTCATCACCCCGATCTGCCATCTGTTCGGCATAGAAAACATCATCGGCACGCAGCTCGAGGCCGACGCGTCAGGCCGCTACACCGGCCGCTACGTCGGCGTGCCCAGCCTGAAAGAAGGCAAAATCACCCGCCTGCACCAATGGCTGGCCGCACGCGGCGAAAGCCTGTCCGACTACGGTAAAACCTATTTTTACAGCGATTCGAAAAACGACCTGCCGCTGCTGCGTCTGGTGAGCGAACCCGTTGCCGTCAATCCCGATGCCGACCTTCTGCGCGAGGCGCGGGAAAAAGGCTGGCCGGTACTGAATTTCAAAGAATAG
- a CDS encoding TonB-dependent receptor domain-containing protein: MNKHPLKTIAACLSLIWFAPHVWAAGENADSALSATLGTVEVKGSQTHKDERGRNRVYTREIVNLYKGRQEVETFKGNTVSDLFSGLAGVYSGDSRNSGALDPNIRGVQGQGRVPVTIDGTEQAITVWRGYAGANNRNYVDPNIISSVYIEKGPSFSPDAKSGIGGSVALKTIDADDIVPEGRKYGVEIKAETSNNSIKPRPNAYQHSVDYRTLPYPEVATGGIWRAFFDNSDRLDQRFGGRNKFFEDKAYRIAAATKQEHFDAMIAYAYRNKGNYFSGKKGAERYGYIGPWTQETLDELKRRQEEAAERGEHFFGSENMLGAPDIAKVGLFYHPGGEVSNTSLETKSWVGKTTFRLPARQTLKFGLRHTDTVFGEVMPSRIIGPISWDASVLNKIAEWPEANVRQKSYNIDYAWKPEGSRWIDFNASLWTTRTKSKTNTAGGSPGDTLYEDRVFHRARDEYLLWQEYTPEQKQLLTDAGIEAPKPPEITTPNTNGRFNTVEGQAYYANNKRTGFHFSNRMRFNNKLSLTLLGDFQNEKLNSRDNFSEELADAGRKYQEEMDANDALRPNYQLNNFGAPRNGKRREYNLGFNFKYDPFHWLSLTAGARYTSFSIQDTGKRLETGVDKYGYPLIIDRGIKYTLNRVATEKEYADYLKYGELIQDPNYDPSQDNYYYFNAYGKLRIEDGVPVLDPNDENAQKELPTAYWLKDQSGRLNIAGNPITNGSIPDLHEKIANPAYDAADPESPYLVQKYRPHNSERYITAMTEAERRRAQKQGGSGWVPAFSATVSFTDKARAYLRYTESLRFPSLFEGTYGFSNAAGTFARAGYGWKPEHAKNWELGYIHDLTGLFPKMRAADFRLNYFHNTTKNIIDRDENFEFEQFDKQIRSGLELQARFDTGRFFGGIGILRNLKNKMCDESFSLSSTAESWVVDHYIQSKELVKAPACNHGGVSDSGYLASAIQPRWSVDADLGGRFLKNKLETGLRLHYHSRVYQNRNDAWWPYYNKYNQIVRREKDQAPQAGGMRWQPVTVVDAYLRYKISKNLSAELVGTNLTDRYYLDPLSRSYMPAPGRGIRLGISGRF; encoded by the coding sequence ATGAACAAGCATCCTTTAAAAACCATAGCCGCCTGCCTGAGCCTGATTTGGTTCGCTCCCCACGTTTGGGCGGCAGGTGAAAATGCAGATTCGGCCTTATCCGCCACACTCGGCACAGTCGAAGTAAAAGGCTCGCAAACCCACAAAGACGAAAGAGGCCGCAACCGTGTTTACACCCGCGAAATCGTCAACCTCTACAAAGGCAGACAAGAAGTCGAAACCTTCAAAGGCAACACCGTTTCTGATCTTTTCAGCGGTTTGGCAGGCGTTTACAGCGGCGACTCGCGCAACAGCGGCGCACTCGACCCCAACATACGCGGCGTACAGGGCCAAGGGCGGGTGCCCGTAACCATAGACGGAACCGAGCAGGCCATTACCGTATGGCGCGGTTATGCCGGTGCCAACAACCGCAACTATGTCGATCCCAACATCATCAGCAGCGTTTACATTGAAAAAGGCCCATCGTTCAGCCCTGATGCCAAAAGCGGCATCGGCGGGTCGGTTGCGCTCAAAACCATAGATGCCGACGATATTGTGCCCGAAGGCCGGAAATACGGCGTGGAAATCAAGGCCGAAACTTCCAACAACTCCATCAAGCCGCGTCCGAATGCTTATCAGCACTCGGTCGATTACCGCACCCTGCCCTATCCCGAAGTAGCCACAGGCGGCATCTGGCGCGCCTTCTTCGACAACAGCGACCGCCTCGACCAACGCTTCGGCGGCCGCAACAAATTCTTTGAAGACAAAGCCTACCGTATCGCCGCCGCCACCAAACAAGAGCATTTCGACGCCATGATTGCCTATGCCTACCGCAACAAAGGCAATTATTTTTCCGGCAAAAAAGGTGCAGAGCGTTACGGCTACATCGGGCCGTGGACGCAGGAAACGCTGGACGAACTGAAACGGCGGCAGGAAGAAGCGGCCGAGCGCGGCGAACACTTTTTCGGCAGCGAAAACATGCTGGGCGCACCCGACATCGCCAAAGTCGGCCTTTTCTACCACCCCGGCGGCGAAGTGAGCAATACCTCGCTCGAAACCAAATCATGGGTAGGCAAAACCACTTTTCGCCTGCCTGCCCGCCAAACGCTCAAATTCGGCCTGCGCCATACCGACACCGTATTCGGCGAAGTGATGCCCTCGCGCATCATCGGCCCGATCTCGTGGGACGCTTCCGTGCTCAACAAAATTGCCGAGTGGCCCGAAGCGAATGTCCGCCAGAAATCCTATAACATCGATTATGCGTGGAAGCCCGAAGGCAGCCGCTGGATTGATTTCAACGCCTCGCTGTGGACCACCCGCACCAAATCAAAAACCAACACCGCAGGCGGTTCGCCGGGCGACACCCTTTATGAAGACCGGGTTTTCCACCGCGCCCGCGACGAATATCTGCTTTGGCAAGAATACACTCCCGAACAAAAACAACTGTTGACAGATGCAGGCATAGAAGCTCCGAAACCGCCGGAAATCACCACCCCAAACACCAACGGCCGCTTCAACACGGTAGAAGGCCAGGCCTATTACGCAAACAACAAGCGCACAGGGTTTCACTTTTCCAACCGCATGAGGTTCAACAACAAGCTCTCGCTCACCCTGCTTGGCGACTTTCAAAATGAAAAACTCAATTCTAGAGACAATTTTTCAGAAGAGCTGGCAGATGCAGGCCGGAAATACCAAGAAGAAATGGATGCCAACGACGCATTGCGCCCCAACTACCAACTTAATAATTTCGGAGCACCGAGAAACGGCAAGCGCCGCGAATACAACCTCGGCTTCAATTTCAAATACGACCCGTTCCACTGGCTGAGCCTAACCGCCGGCGCACGCTACACCAGTTTTTCGATACAGGACACCGGCAAACGTTTGGAAACGGGTGTAGACAAATACGGCTATCCTCTAATTATTGATAGAGGAATCAAATACACCCTAAACCGTGTCGCAACCGAAAAAGAATATGCCGACTATTTGAAATATGGGGAACTGATCCAAGATCCAAACTACGATCCCAGCCAAGACAACTATTACTATTTCAACGCATACGGCAAATTACGTATAGAGGACGGCGTTCCCGTATTAGATCCAAACGATGAAAATGCACAAAAAGAACTGCCGACGGCTTATTGGCTGAAAGACCAGTCCGGCCGTCTGAATATAGCCGGCAACCCGATCACCAACGGCAGCATCCCCGATCTGCATGAAAAAATAGCAAACCCCGCCTACGATGCTGCCGATCCAGAGAGTCCTTATCTTGTTCAAAAATACCGGCCGCATAATTCAGAACGCTATATAACCGCAATGACAGAAGCCGAACGCAGACGCGCCCAAAAACAGGGCGGCAGCGGTTGGGTTCCTGCTTTTTCGGCCACCGTCAGCTTCACCGACAAAGCCCGCGCCTATCTGCGCTACACCGAGAGCCTGCGCTTTCCCAGCCTGTTTGAAGGCACCTACGGCTTCTCAAATGCAGCAGGCACATTTGCCCGCGCGGGCTACGGCTGGAAACCCGAACACGCCAAAAACTGGGAGTTGGGCTATATCCATGATTTGACCGGGCTGTTCCCCAAAATGCGCGCCGCCGACTTCCGCCTGAACTATTTCCACAACACCACCAAAAACATCATCGACCGCGACGAAAACTTCGAATTCGAACAATTCGACAAACAAATCCGCAGCGGCCTCGAACTTCAGGCACGCTTCGACACCGGCCGGTTTTTCGGCGGCATCGGGATATTGCGCAACCTGAAAAACAAAATGTGCGACGAATCTTTCTCGTTATCAAGCACGGCAGAATCTTGGGTCGTCGACCACTATATCCAGAGTAAAGAACTGGTTAAAGCGCCTGCCTGCAATCACGGCGGGGTAAGCGATTCGGGCTATCTGGCTTCCGCCATCCAACCGCGCTGGTCGGTTGATGCCGATTTGGGCGGCCGCTTTTTGAAAAACAAGCTTGAAACAGGCTTGCGACTGCATTACCACAGCCGCGTTTATCAAAACCGCAATGATGCGTGGTGGCCTTACTATAATAAATATAATCAGATTGTCAGACGGGAAAAAGACCAAGCGCCTCAAGCCGGAGGCATGCGCTGGCAGCCTGTAACCGTTGTAGATGCCTACCTGCGCTATAAAATCAGCAAAAACCTTTCCGCCGAGCTGGTCGGCACCAATCTGACCGACCGTTATTACCTCGACCCTCTGAGCCGCTCCTATATGCCGGCTCCCGGCAGAGGCATCAGGCTGGGCATCAGCGGCAGGTTTTAA
- a CDS encoding DedA family protein, protein MVQTLIDFVLHIDVHLAGLAAQYGIWIYALLFLIVFCETGLVVTPFLPGDSLLFAAGGIAAVGHMNIHLMVLLLFVAAVLGDAVNFAIGKYFGARLFANPDSKIFRRSHLEKTHAFYEKYGGKTIIIARFVPIVRTFAPFVAGMAHMDYGRFIRYNIIGAALWVVLFSYAGYFFANIRIVKENLSLVLAAIIVLSLLPAVVEIVRAKRAGKRSKDSQAV, encoded by the coding sequence ATGGTTCAGACCCTGATTGATTTCGTCCTGCACATCGACGTGCATTTGGCCGGACTGGCCGCGCAATACGGCATTTGGATTTACGCCCTGCTTTTTTTGATTGTGTTTTGCGAAACGGGGCTGGTGGTAACACCTTTCCTGCCGGGCGATTCGCTGCTGTTTGCCGCCGGCGGGATTGCGGCGGTGGGGCATATGAACATCCATTTGATGGTGCTGCTGCTGTTTGTCGCCGCCGTATTGGGAGACGCGGTGAATTTCGCCATTGGCAAATATTTCGGCGCAAGGCTGTTTGCCAATCCCGATTCCAAAATCTTCCGCCGCAGCCATTTGGAAAAAACCCATGCCTTTTATGAGAAATACGGCGGCAAAACCATCATCATCGCCCGCTTCGTCCCCATTGTGCGCACCTTCGCCCCCTTTGTTGCGGGCATGGCGCATATGGACTACGGCCGCTTCATCCGCTACAACATCATCGGCGCGGCCTTGTGGGTGGTGCTGTTTTCCTATGCCGGCTATTTTTTCGCCAACATCCGAATCGTGAAGGAAAACCTGAGTCTGGTGCTGGCGGCGATTATCGTGTTGTCGCTGCTGCCGGCGGTGGTGGAGATTGTGCGTGCGAAACGTGCCGGCAAACGCAGCAAAGACAGTCAGGCCGTCTGA
- the hda gene encoding DnaA regulatory inactivator Hda: MKQLIFDFARRDYPGFDKFLGAANRELVFVLQQAQERFVYVWGAPGTGKSHLLRAWAAQAAGQGADARYIDADAEPLEESALEAAYLAVDQADRLDADGQALLFEVFNRFRNAGSGRLLLSADLPPAMLAVREDLRTRMGYCLVYDIKPLSDEEKIAALAEMARARQLDLDDGIFRYLLDYRQRDMDSLVRMLDTLCLYAATTRRRLTLPLLRRLLKQQETL; encoded by the coding sequence GTGAAGCAACTGATTTTTGATTTTGCCCGCCGCGATTACCCGGGCTTCGACAAATTCCTCGGCGCGGCCAACCGCGAGCTGGTGTTTGTGCTGCAACAGGCGCAGGAGCGGTTTGTCTATGTGTGGGGCGCACCCGGCACGGGCAAAAGCCATCTGCTGCGCGCCTGGGCGGCGCAGGCGGCAGGGCAGGGCGCGGATGCGCGCTATATCGATGCCGATGCCGAGCCGCTGGAAGAGTCCGCGCTCGAAGCCGCCTATCTTGCCGTGGATCAGGCCGACAGACTGGATGCGGACGGACAGGCCCTGCTGTTTGAAGTGTTCAACCGCTTCCGCAACGCAGGCAGCGGCCGCCTGCTGCTTTCGGCCGATCTGCCGCCCGCCATGCTGGCCGTGCGCGAAGATTTGCGCACCCGCATGGGCTATTGCCTGGTGTACGACATCAAACCCTTGTCGGACGAAGAAAAAATCGCCGCCCTTGCGGAAATGGCGCGGGCGCGGCAGCTTGATTTGGACGACGGCATCTTCCGCTATCTGCTCGACTACCGGCAGCGCGATATGGACAGCCTGGTCAGAATGCTCGACACGCTCTGCCTCTACGCCGCCACCACCCGCCGCCGCCTGACCCTGCCGCTTTTGCGCCGCCTTCTGAAACAACAGGAAACATTATGA
- the cutA gene encoding divalent-cation tolerance protein CutA, producing the protein MPRFQPAVILITAPSRAEAETIGLALLQKRLAACVQYENTDSSYIWNGTVCRDAEIRITAKSEKSLFKKTVKTVRALSSYDCPQILMLPVSGGSKTYLRWLKEQLAL; encoded by the coding sequence ATGCCGCGTTTCCAACCCGCCGTTATCCTGATTACCGCGCCGAGCCGCGCCGAAGCCGAAACCATCGGCCTCGCCCTGCTGCAAAAACGCCTCGCCGCCTGCGTGCAGTACGAAAACACCGACAGCAGCTATATCTGGAACGGCACCGTCTGCCGCGATGCGGAAATCCGCATCACGGCCAAAAGCGAGAAGAGCCTGTTCAAAAAAACGGTCAAAACCGTCCGCGCCCTCAGCAGCTACGACTGCCCGCAAATCCTGATGCTGCCCGTGTCCGGCGGCAGCAAAACCTATCTGCGCTGGTTAAAGGAACAGTTGGCGTTATAA
- the trmB gene encoding tRNA (guanosine(46)-N7)-methyltransferase TrmB — MTEPQNPTEHPRAIRSFVLRQGHMTPAQQRAIDTLWPQYGLDFQNEPIDLAQTFARPNPKVLEIGFGMGTATAEIARRLPDTDFLAADVHGPGVGNLLKLVAEQNLENIRVMRHDAVEIVENMLADGSLDGIHIFFPDPWHKKRHHKRRLIQAPFVAKLLPKLKSGGYIHLATDWEEYAVQMLEVLRGFAGLENTAADYAPTPAYRPETKFEARGKRLGHGVWDIVFRKR; from the coding sequence ATGACCGAACCGCAAAATCCGACCGAACACCCCCGCGCCATCCGCAGCTTCGTCCTGCGCCAAGGCCACATGACTCCCGCCCAGCAGCGCGCCATCGACACCCTGTGGCCGCAATACGGCCTCGACTTTCAGAACGAACCCATTGATTTGGCGCAAACCTTCGCCCGCCCCAACCCGAAAGTCCTCGAAATCGGTTTCGGCATGGGTACGGCCACCGCCGAAATCGCCCGCCGCCTGCCCGATACCGACTTTCTTGCCGCCGACGTACACGGCCCCGGTGTCGGCAACCTGCTGAAACTCGTTGCCGAACAAAATCTCGAAAATATCCGCGTCATGCGTCATGACGCGGTGGAAATCGTCGAAAACATGCTTGCCGACGGCAGCCTCGACGGCATCCACATCTTCTTTCCCGACCCGTGGCACAAAAAACGCCACCACAAACGCCGCCTCATCCAAGCCCCCTTTGTCGCCAAGCTGCTGCCCAAACTCAAAAGCGGCGGCTACATCCACCTGGCCACCGACTGGGAGGAGTACGCCGTGCAGATGCTCGAAGTCCTGCGCGGCTTTGCCGGACTCGAAAACACGGCGGCAGATTATGCCCCCACCCCGGCCTACCGCCCCGAAACCAAATTCGAAGCACGCGGCAAAAGGCTGGGACACGGCGTGTGGGACATCGTTTTTAGAAAACGCTGA
- a CDS encoding ribose-phosphate pyrophosphokinase codes for MADSLMVFTGNANPKLAADVVKHLDISIGNATVGKFSDGEVAVELLENVRGRDVFVLQPTCAPTNDNLMEVLTMADALKRASAARITAAIPYFGYARQDRRPRSARVPISAKLVANMLHTAGIDRILTVDLHADQIQGFFDIPVDNIYATPILLNDVQRQRIENLTVVSPDIGGVVRARAMAKALDADLAIIDKRRPKANVAEVMNVIGEIQDRTCLIVDDMIDTANTLCKAASALKERGATRVLAYATHPVFSGEAVSRIASSDIDQVVVTDSIPLSEAAQACGRIRQVSIAGLLAETVRRISNEESVSYLFNEDVLTNGGMLLP; via the coding sequence ATGGCAGACAGTTTGATGGTCTTTACCGGCAACGCCAATCCGAAATTGGCTGCCGATGTAGTAAAACACCTTGATATTTCGATAGGCAATGCTACTGTCGGCAAATTTTCCGACGGCGAAGTGGCCGTCGAGCTTTTGGAAAACGTGCGCGGGCGCGATGTATTCGTTTTGCAGCCCACCTGTGCGCCGACCAACGACAATCTGATGGAAGTGCTGACTATGGCGGACGCATTGAAACGCGCCTCAGCCGCCCGCATTACCGCCGCCATCCCGTATTTCGGCTATGCCCGCCAAGACCGCCGCCCGCGTTCCGCCCGTGTGCCGATTTCCGCCAAGCTGGTTGCCAATATGCTGCATACGGCCGGAATCGACCGTATCCTGACCGTCGATCTCCATGCCGACCAGATTCAGGGCTTTTTCGATATTCCCGTGGACAATATCTACGCCACTCCGATTTTGTTAAACGACGTGCAACGCCAGCGCATAGAAAATCTGACCGTGGTCAGCCCCGACATCGGCGGTGTCGTCCGTGCCCGCGCGATGGCCAAAGCATTGGATGCCGATTTGGCGATTATCGACAAACGCCGTCCCAAAGCCAATGTTGCCGAAGTGATGAATGTTATCGGTGAAATCCAAGACCGTACCTGTCTGATAGTCGACGATATGATTGATACGGCCAATACCTTGTGCAAAGCTGCCTCTGCGCTGAAAGAGCGTGGAGCCACACGTGTTTTGGCCTATGCCACCCATCCCGTATTTTCCGGCGAGGCCGTTTCCCGCATTGCTTCGTCCGACATCGACCAGGTTGTTGTTACCGACAGCATTCCTTTGTCTGAAGCGGCGCAGGCGTGCGGCCGTATCCGCCAGGTTTCCATTGCCGGGCTGCTGGCCGAAACCGTACGCCGCATCAGCAACGAAGAATCCGTCTCATATCTTTTCAATGAAGATGTGCTGACCAACGGCGGTATGCTGCTGCCGTAA
- the panD gene encoding aspartate 1-decarboxylase has product MFRTMLGGKIHRAAVTEADLNYVGSITIDQDLLDAAGMLANEKVQIVNNNNGARLETYTIAGERGSGVICLNGAAARLVQKGDIVIIMSYVMLSEPEIAGHRPKVVLVDEANKIRDIIDYEPPHTVL; this is encoded by the coding sequence ATGTTCCGAACCATGCTCGGCGGCAAAATCCACCGCGCCGCCGTTACCGAAGCCGATTTGAACTACGTCGGCAGCATCACAATCGACCAAGACCTGCTCGACGCGGCAGGGATGCTCGCCAACGAAAAAGTGCAAATCGTCAACAACAACAACGGCGCACGCCTCGAAACCTACACCATTGCCGGCGAACGCGGCAGCGGCGTGATCTGCCTCAACGGCGCGGCGGCACGGCTGGTGCAGAAAGGCGACATCGTCATCATCATGTCCTACGTCATGCTCTCCGAACCGGAAATCGCCGGCCACCGCCCGAAAGTCGTCCTGGTTGACGAAGCCAACAAAATCCGCGACATCATCGACTACGAGCCGCCGCACACCGTTTTATAA
- a CDS encoding outer membrane lipoprotein LolB encodes MNLPVLPLVFSLLLLAGCAGVGSVPTQWQPPRDNADFTADGRLAVQTEGRGSYANFDWARQNGVQTIDINTPLGNTIGRLCRDPQGVLAVNSKGERFEAANVRELSERLLGFVLPLQYLDLWAHGQWSADEPHQTAADGSLRQAGWDISRSTRADGSVRTLSMTDGKLSLRLVFDSMRPSENSTDAPNRCAARNNS; translated from the coding sequence ATGAATTTACCCGTTCTGCCCCTTGTTTTCTCTCTCCTGCTGCTGGCAGGCTGCGCCGGAGTAGGCAGCGTGCCGACCCAATGGCAGCCGCCGCGCGACAACGCGGATTTCACGGCCGACGGCCGCCTTGCCGTGCAGACCGAAGGCAGAGGCTCCTACGCCAATTTCGACTGGGCACGCCAAAACGGCGTGCAAACCATAGACATCAACACGCCGCTGGGCAATACCATCGGCCGGCTCTGCCGCGATCCGCAGGGCGTGCTGGCGGTAAACAGCAAAGGCGAACGCTTCGAGGCCGCCAACGTGCGCGAATTGAGCGAACGCCTGCTCGGTTTTGTCCTGCCGCTGCAATACCTCGACCTGTGGGCCCACGGCCAATGGTCTGCCGACGAGCCGCACCAAACCGCCGCAGACGGCAGCCTGCGACAGGCCGGTTGGGATATTTCCCGCAGCACGCGCGCCGACGGCAGCGTGCGCACCCTGTCCATGACCGACGGCAAACTGTCGCTGCGGCTGGTGTTCGACAGCATGAGGCCGTCTGAAAACAGTACGGATGCGCCAAATCGTTGCGCCGCAAGGAATAATTCGTGA